A region of Synechococcus sp. MW101C3 DNA encodes the following proteins:
- a CDS encoding SulP family inorganic anion transporter has product MLGVALLRGVLPVRRSGLADDLLAGLTLAALAIPEVMGYTRISHTPVVTGLYTLLIPVLAFAVFGASRQLVVAADSATAAILAATLSAVAAPGSSAYVQLTSAVALLVGAMLVLATWLRLGFLADFLSRSALIGLLTGIGLQVAAGELSGLLGLEKQGDGSFAQILSVLQRLGQASGVSLLLAVLVLVVIAGCKRWSPRLPGALIAVVATIVASAALDFQHHGLEVVGAVPHGLPQLAWPTLQAAQLNQALTTAASCFVVILAQSAATARAYAQRHHERVDQNGDLIGLAIANLGAALSGTFVVNGSPTKTEMLDAAGGRSQVAHLTMATVVLAVLAFFTDPLGFLPAVVLSTIVFVIGLKLIDLRGLRELYRLQRSEFVIAILTALCVALLGVMQGILLAVGLSLIDQVRHTYRPRTRLWAHDADRGWHTVPVAAGVFAAPGIVAYRFEANLFYANASAFMEEVLNLITLNGPDLKGLVIDASGIDAVDYSAAKTLMDLQAEFQRRQLFPVFVVSADELLAKLSRYGFTPHGKPYRTVKKAIRALSAQLAQQDATSSAATRPTTAALDPADDAAAPAD; this is encoded by the coding sequence GTGCTGGGTGTGGCGCTGCTGAGGGGCGTGCTGCCGGTCCGCCGCTCCGGCCTCGCCGACGACCTGCTCGCCGGGCTCACCCTGGCGGCTCTGGCCATTCCCGAGGTGATGGGCTACACCCGCATCTCGCACACCCCTGTGGTGACCGGGCTTTACACCCTGCTGATCCCGGTGCTGGCCTTTGCCGTGTTCGGCGCCTCCCGCCAGCTGGTGGTGGCGGCCGATTCCGCCACCGCCGCGATCCTGGCGGCCACGCTCAGCGCGGTGGCGGCGCCAGGTTCCAGCGCCTATGTGCAGCTCACCTCGGCGGTAGCCCTGCTGGTGGGGGCCATGCTTGTGCTCGCCACCTGGCTGCGGCTGGGCTTTCTTGCAGACTTCCTCTCCCGCAGTGCTCTGATCGGCCTGCTCACTGGGATCGGCCTGCAGGTGGCCGCCGGCGAGCTCAGCGGCCTGCTGGGTCTGGAGAAGCAAGGGGACGGATCGTTCGCGCAGATCCTCTCGGTGCTGCAGCGGCTGGGGCAGGCCAGCGGCGTGTCCCTGCTGCTGGCGGTGCTGGTGCTGGTGGTGATCGCTGGCTGCAAGCGCTGGTCGCCGCGGCTGCCCGGGGCTCTGATCGCGGTGGTGGCCACGATCGTGGCCAGTGCCGCGCTCGATTTCCAGCACCACGGCCTGGAGGTGGTGGGCGCGGTTCCCCATGGTCTGCCGCAGCTGGCCTGGCCCACGCTGCAGGCCGCCCAGCTCAATCAGGCCCTCACCACCGCCGCTTCCTGCTTTGTGGTGATTCTTGCCCAGAGTGCTGCCACGGCCCGGGCCTATGCCCAGCGGCATCACGAACGTGTGGATCAGAATGGCGATCTGATCGGCCTGGCCATCGCCAACCTGGGCGCGGCGCTCTCCGGGACGTTCGTGGTCAACGGCAGCCCCACCAAGACGGAAATGCTGGATGCCGCCGGCGGCCGCAGCCAGGTGGCGCACCTCACCATGGCCACGGTGGTGCTGGCGGTGCTGGCTTTTTTCACCGATCCGCTCGGCTTTCTCCCGGCTGTGGTGTTGTCGACGATCGTGTTTGTGATCGGCCTGAAGTTGATCGATCTTCGCGGCCTGCGTGAGCTCTACCGGTTGCAGCGCAGCGAGTTCGTGATTGCCATCCTCACCGCCCTCTGTGTGGCGCTGCTGGGGGTGATGCAGGGGATTCTGCTGGCAGTGGGCCTGTCGTTGATCGATCAGGTGCGGCACACCTACAGGCCCCGAACGCGCCTGTGGGCCCATGACGCCGACCGGGGCTGGCACACAGTGCCGGTGGCGGCGGGGGTGTTTGCGGCGCCGGGCATCGTGGCCTATCGCTTCGAGGCCAATCTGTTTTATGCCAACGCCAGCGCCTTCATGGAGGAGGTGCTGAACCTGATCACACTGAATGGCCCGGACCTCAAGGGGCTGGTGATCGATGCCTCCGGCATCGATGCGGTGGATTATTCAGCCGCCAAGACATTGATGGATCTCCAGGCCGAGTTCCAGCGCCGTCAGTTGTTTCCGGTGTTCGTGGTGAGCGCTGACGAGCTGTTGGCCAAACTGTCGCGCTATGGCTTCACCCCCCACGGCAAGCCCTATCGCACCGTCAAGAAGGCGATCCGGGCGCTGTCGGCGCAGCTTGCCCAGCAGGATGCCACCAGCTCGGCGGCGACCAGACCGACGACGGCAGCGCTTGACCCCGCGGACGATGCTGCCGCCCCGGCGGATTGA
- a CDS encoding efflux RND transporter periplasmic adaptor subunit, with protein sequence MNPRTSVFTDSADYQSTLEAIREVKLAPEIDGRIVAMPMQEGQAVRKGELLFRLDQVQQEATTNSDRAEARKDLVNAERYIFLNEQGAVTTKERDFYVTQALVSRDRLLSSKATLGYKNVTAPITGQVGSINAKLGDVVRAGGVVTSVVDNSRLWVRLDVPGTDAARVKVGMPVVLSAPDRPELTARGAVSFVAPSLDKERQTLLVKATFANDDGVLRNSQRVNARLIFSQGNALSIPEQAVLLQAGKTFVFLAVSPEEARQRLGRPIEPPPPAGALVAVQVPVTLGTLQGGMFPVASGLQSTDSVILGNLAQLRSGLAVRAAAAAAPASASPAARQ encoded by the coding sequence GTGAATCCACGCACTTCCGTCTTCACCGACTCTGCCGATTACCAGAGCACGCTGGAGGCTATCCGCGAGGTCAAGCTCGCTCCAGAGATCGATGGCCGCATCGTGGCGATGCCGATGCAGGAGGGCCAGGCGGTGCGAAAGGGAGAGTTGCTCTTCCGGCTCGACCAGGTGCAGCAGGAGGCCACCACCAATTCGGATCGGGCGGAAGCCCGGAAGGACCTGGTGAACGCCGAGCGTTATATTTTTCTCAACGAGCAGGGTGCCGTAACCACCAAGGAACGTGATTTTTATGTCACCCAGGCTCTGGTGAGCCGTGATCGGCTGCTGTCCTCGAAAGCCACCCTGGGTTACAAGAACGTCACGGCTCCGATCACCGGTCAGGTGGGCAGCATCAACGCCAAGCTTGGTGATGTCGTTCGTGCCGGCGGTGTCGTCACCAGCGTGGTCGACAACTCCCGCCTGTGGGTGCGCCTCGATGTGCCGGGCACCGATGCCGCCCGCGTGAAGGTGGGGATGCCCGTGGTGCTGAGCGCGCCCGATCGCCCCGAGCTCACGGCCCGCGGCGCCGTGAGTTTTGTGGCCCCGTCCCTCGACAAGGAGCGCCAGACCCTGCTGGTGAAGGCCACCTTCGCCAACGACGACGGCGTCCTGCGCAACAGCCAGCGGGTGAACGCCAGGTTGATCTTCTCGCAGGGCAACGCGTTGTCGATTCCCGAGCAGGCGGTGCTGCTCCAGGCCGGCAAGACCTTTGTGTTCCTGGCTGTGAGCCCCGAGGAGGCACGGCAGCGGCTGGGCCGGCCGATTGAGCCACCGCCACCCGCCGGTGCCCTGGTGGCGGTGCAGGTGCCCGTCACCCTGGGCACGCTGCAAGGCGGGATGTTCCCGGTGGCTTCGGGCCTGCAGAGCACCGATTCGGTGATCCTGGGCAACCTGGCCCAGTTGCGCAGTGGCCTGGCTGTGCGCGCCGCTGCTGCAGCGGCGCCTGCTTCCGCCTCCCCGGCGGCCCGTCAATGA
- a CDS encoding phosphatidylserine/phosphatidylglycerophosphate/cardiolipin synthase family protein has translation MGGLMLSLAGCSGAARITGQPPSDLSLPPGMEVAFNHRVDRHYRSPVSGLKRNGDNLEQMLLDTIARAQREILVAVQELSLPEVSRALVAKQHAGVSVKVVLENTYSRPWSEEHPVDLDSRQRSRHHQLKALADSNRDGVLSLEERQQGDAVALLRRGGVPLLDDTADGSAGSGLMHHKFLVVDGRWVVTGSANFTPSCIHGDLNDGRTRGNANHLLRIDSRPLATVFNHEFSRLWGDGPGGLPNSRFGIGKDNGDLQQVMVGPTKVEVLFAPHRRRDPRNGLALIETELGQAQQRLDLNLFVFSAQNLANRIAQLHQQGVRIRVLADPGFATRSFSEVLDLLGLAMADHRCKREAGNAPLAHPLAGVGTPRLARGDKLHHKVAVIDDRSVITGSFNWSPSAAHGNDETLMIIRSPQLAAHFNREMDQLWQGAELGLTPRLQRKLQQSRQRCGIGEQRS, from the coding sequence CTGGGCGGGTTGATGCTCAGCCTGGCCGGTTGCAGCGGCGCCGCGCGCATCACCGGGCAGCCTCCCTCCGATCTGTCTTTGCCGCCGGGCATGGAGGTGGCGTTCAACCACAGGGTTGACCGTCACTACCGCAGCCCGGTCAGTGGCCTGAAGCGCAATGGCGACAACCTCGAGCAGATGCTGCTCGATACGATCGCTCGCGCCCAACGGGAGATCCTCGTGGCGGTGCAGGAGCTCAGCCTGCCGGAGGTGTCGCGGGCGCTGGTGGCCAAACAGCATGCCGGGGTCAGTGTGAAGGTGGTGCTGGAGAACACCTACAGCCGGCCGTGGAGCGAAGAGCACCCGGTGGATCTCGACAGCCGCCAGCGCAGCCGGCACCACCAGTTGAAGGCACTGGCGGACAGCAACCGTGACGGGGTGCTCAGCCTGGAGGAACGGCAACAGGGGGATGCGGTGGCGCTGCTGCGGCGCGGCGGTGTGCCCCTGCTCGATGACACCGCCGATGGCAGCGCCGGCAGCGGTCTGATGCACCACAAGTTTCTCGTGGTGGATGGCCGCTGGGTGGTGACCGGCTCGGCGAATTTCACCCCCTCCTGCATTCACGGCGACCTCAATGATGGGCGCACCCGGGGCAATGCCAACCACCTGCTGCGGATCGACAGCCGCCCCCTGGCGACTGTGTTCAACCACGAGTTTTCCCGTCTCTGGGGCGATGGCCCTGGCGGCTTGCCGAACAGCCGCTTCGGCATCGGCAAGGACAACGGGGACCTCCAGCAGGTGATGGTGGGCCCCACCAAGGTGGAAGTGCTGTTCGCACCACACCGGCGTCGCGATCCCCGCAACGGCCTCGCCCTGATCGAGACGGAACTGGGCCAGGCGCAGCAGCGCCTCGATCTCAATCTGTTCGTGTTCTCTGCCCAGAATCTGGCCAATCGCATCGCCCAACTGCACCAGCAGGGGGTACGGATCCGGGTGCTGGCAGATCCAGGCTTCGCCACCCGCTCCTTCTCGGAGGTGCTCGACCTGCTGGGCCTGGCCATGGCCGATCACCGCTGCAAACGGGAAGCGGGCAACGCGCCCCTGGCCCATCCCCTCGCTGGGGTAGGCACGCCGCGGCTGGCCCGGGGCGACAAGCTGCACCACAAGGTGGCAGTGATCGATGACCGCAGCGTGATCACCGGCTCTTTCAACTGGAGTCCATCAGCGGCCCATGGCAATGACGAAACCCTGATGATCATCCGCTCACCGCAGCTGGCCGCCCACTTCAACCGCGAAATGGATCAACTGTGGCAAGGGGCCGAGCTGGGGCTGACGCCACGACTGCAGCGCAAACTTCAACAAAGCAGGCAACGCTGCGGCATCGGTGAGCAGCGCAGTTGA
- a CDS encoding efflux RND transporter permease subunit, with product MSLSDTFIRRPVLSTVCSVLILLAGVIALPLLPIENLPDIAPPTIQVNANLPGADALTVESAVTGPLEEQINGAPGMDYITSTSTGEGSSQINVYFKPGTNADIDQVNVLNRVQTATPQLPPQVNAQGVTVQQTSGSYLLVYNLTSTAGQFDGTFLNGLLQLNLVYPLTRADGVGQVNIFGASDPAFRLWVDPLRLARFNLSITDVVNALKSQNVVVIAGSVGGPPSLPTNRSTFPILVNGNLETVGDFEKLILSKGPDGGLIRLGDVGRAEYAFQNFNQAAINAISGYPSVGFGVIQLPGSNAITTADAVDEVLTQFRNSLPPGVVLEKVFDQTDFINASIEGALDALRDAVVLVLLIIFLFLQDWKATAVPALALPIALLGAMVFVKAFGFSINELTLLGIILATGLVVDDAIVVVEAVSARIEAGDPPFVAASNAMKELTGAILATALVLLAVFVPVAFFPGATGVIYRQFALTIVFSIIVSTFNAITGKPLQSALLLGGGKTEPRGWRWTAIGGAFGALYGTLAGGWLLAVVLGLVGAVVGTFLMPIFTAFNKVFDQVARGYAALLQQVIRLRRLVLAALLGGVLLTGAAFVLIPTGFVPTEDQGYGLGIIQLPAQSSIEATMAVADEARRIIAKEPDVVSGELVGGAGFNGGSLNQGIFFFGFKPIEERTSPEQSANAIIGRMNQAFAKIPGAIVLAQAPAAVPGFGAQGGLSFQFNDLSNGGYSPTELAGLAKQLIAKARGTGTFGNLYTQFVSDAPVWRLDVDRDRMASLDIDFSAAMEALGTLTGGSFVNQTYEQQQYRQVYVQADASHRTMIQDLNNLYVSNRSGGLVPLSNVVKARLDSAPPIISHFDLYRTVLIQGVEAAGKSSGQAIDTIAAVFRRLNFANIGSAWSALTRSEVQAGALAILVFALGIVVVYLVLSAQYGSYIDPLIILMTVPLAMLGALMFLVLRGQVNNVYAQVGLVTLIGLAAKNGILIVDLANQRMEQGMSSAEAAMAAACSRLRPILMTAMAALAGFFPLLVASGAGALSQQSLGAVIFGGLLVATVLSLFVVPSFYVLMKQLEASWFPASQATEPVLPSGPAA from the coding sequence ATGAGCCTTTCGGACACCTTCATCCGCCGCCCCGTGCTCAGCACGGTGTGCAGTGTGCTCATCCTGCTGGCAGGCGTGATCGCCCTGCCCCTGCTGCCGATCGAGAACCTGCCGGACATCGCTCCGCCCACGATTCAGGTGAACGCCAACCTCCCCGGGGCCGATGCGCTCACGGTGGAAAGCGCCGTGACCGGGCCGCTTGAGGAGCAGATCAACGGGGCGCCGGGGATGGATTACATCACCTCCACCAGCACCGGGGAGGGCAGCAGCCAGATCAACGTCTACTTCAAGCCAGGCACGAACGCGGACATCGATCAGGTGAACGTGCTGAACCGCGTTCAGACCGCCACCCCGCAATTACCGCCCCAGGTGAATGCTCAAGGGGTCACGGTTCAGCAGACCTCCGGCAGCTACCTCCTCGTTTACAACCTCACGTCCACAGCAGGCCAGTTCGACGGCACCTTCTTGAACGGGCTCCTGCAACTGAATCTTGTGTATCCGCTCACGCGCGCGGATGGTGTCGGCCAGGTGAACATCTTCGGGGCCAGTGATCCAGCCTTCCGCCTCTGGGTGGATCCACTACGACTGGCCCGTTTCAACCTTTCCATCACCGATGTGGTGAATGCGCTGAAATCTCAGAACGTGGTGGTGATCGCTGGCAGCGTGGGCGGCCCGCCCTCACTGCCTACAAACCGCTCCACCTTCCCGATTCTGGTGAACGGCAATCTGGAGACAGTTGGTGACTTCGAAAAACTCATTCTCTCCAAGGGCCCCGACGGTGGATTGATTCGTCTGGGGGATGTGGGCCGCGCAGAATACGCCTTTCAGAACTTCAATCAGGCCGCCATCAACGCCATCAGCGGCTACCCATCGGTGGGCTTCGGGGTGATCCAGTTGCCTGGCAGCAATGCGATTACTACAGCGGATGCGGTGGATGAGGTGCTCACCCAGTTCCGCAACTCCCTGCCGCCAGGTGTGGTGCTGGAGAAGGTGTTTGACCAGACCGACTTCATCAATGCCTCGATCGAAGGGGCCCTCGATGCCCTGCGCGATGCGGTGGTACTGGTGCTGCTGATCATCTTCCTGTTTCTGCAGGATTGGAAGGCCACGGCCGTGCCGGCCCTCGCCCTGCCCATCGCCCTGCTGGGGGCGATGGTGTTCGTGAAGGCGTTCGGCTTTTCGATCAACGAACTCACGCTCCTGGGCATCATCCTGGCCACCGGCCTGGTGGTGGATGACGCGATCGTGGTGGTGGAGGCCGTGTCGGCGCGCATCGAAGCCGGTGACCCACCGTTTGTGGCGGCCTCCAATGCCATGAAGGAACTCACTGGCGCCATCCTGGCCACCGCCCTGGTGCTGCTGGCCGTGTTCGTGCCTGTGGCCTTCTTCCCGGGCGCCACCGGCGTGATTTACCGGCAGTTCGCGCTCACGATCGTCTTCTCGATCATCGTGTCCACCTTCAATGCGATCACCGGCAAGCCTCTGCAATCGGCGTTGCTGCTCGGTGGCGGCAAAACCGAACCCAGGGGCTGGCGTTGGACGGCGATCGGCGGGGCCTTCGGGGCGTTGTACGGCACCCTGGCCGGCGGCTGGCTGCTGGCTGTGGTGCTGGGCCTGGTGGGGGCCGTGGTGGGCACCTTCCTGATGCCCATCTTCACGGCCTTCAACAAGGTGTTCGATCAGGTGGCCCGTGGCTATGCCGCCCTGCTTCAACAGGTGATCCGGCTTAGGCGGCTGGTGCTGGCGGCGTTGCTGGGCGGGGTGCTGCTCACCGGCGCCGCCTTCGTGCTGATTCCCACCGGTTTCGTTCCCACCGAAGACCAGGGCTATGGCCTTGGCATCATCCAGTTGCCGGCCCAGTCGTCGATCGAGGCCACCATGGCGGTGGCGGATGAGGCCCGCAGGATCATCGCCAAGGAGCCTGATGTGGTGTCCGGAGAACTGGTGGGTGGGGCCGGATTCAACGGCGGCTCGTTGAACCAGGGCATCTTCTTCTTCGGCTTCAAGCCGATCGAGGAACGCACCAGCCCGGAGCAATCGGCGAATGCCATCATCGGGCGGATGAACCAGGCCTTCGCCAAGATTCCCGGGGCGATTGTGCTCGCTCAGGCGCCCGCGGCCGTGCCTGGCTTCGGCGCCCAGGGGGGGCTCTCCTTCCAGTTCAACGACCTCAGCAATGGCGGCTACAGCCCCACCGAACTGGCCGGCCTCGCCAAGCAACTGATCGCCAAGGCCAGGGGCACCGGCACCTTCGGCAACCTCTACACCCAGTTCGTCAGTGATGCGCCGGTGTGGCGCCTCGACGTGGACCGCGACCGCATGGCCTCGCTCGACATCGACTTCAGTGCCGCCATGGAGGCCCTGGGTACCCTCACGGGCGGCAGCTTCGTGAACCAGACCTACGAGCAGCAGCAATACCGGCAGGTGTATGTCCAGGCCGATGCGAGCCACCGCACCATGATCCAGGACCTCAACAATCTCTATGTGAGCAACCGCTCCGGTGGGCTGGTGCCTCTTTCCAACGTGGTGAAGGCCCGCCTCGACAGCGCCCCGCCGATCATCAGCCACTTCGATCTCTATCGCACCGTGCTGATTCAGGGGGTGGAGGCCGCCGGCAAGAGCAGTGGCCAGGCGATCGACACGATCGCGGCGGTGTTCCGCCGGCTCAATTTCGCCAACATCGGCTCAGCCTGGTCGGCGTTGACCCGATCGGAGGTGCAGGCCGGCGCCCTGGCCATCCTGGTGTTCGCGCTGGGGATCGTGGTGGTGTACCTGGTGCTCTCCGCTCAGTACGGCAGCTACATCGATCCGCTGATCATCCTGATGACGGTGCCCCTGGCCATGCTCGGGGCGCTGATGTTCCTGGTGTTGCGCGGCCAGGTGAACAACGTGTACGCCCAGGTGGGCCTGGTGACATTGATCGGCCTGGCGGCCAAGAACGGCATCCTGATCGTGGATCTGGCCAACCAGCGCATGGAGCAGGGCATGAGCTCCGCCGAAGCGGCCATGGCGGCCGCCTGCTCTCGCCTGCGCCCGATCCTGATGACGGCCATGGCGGCATTGGCCGGTTTCTTCCCCCTGCTGGTGGCCAGCGGTGCCGGCGCCCTCAGCCAGCAGTCGCTGGGGGCCGTGATCTTCGGTGGCTTGCTGGTGGCCACGGTGCTCAGCCTGTTTGTGGTGCCCTCCTTCTATGTGCTGATGAAGCAGCTGGAAGCCTCCTGGTTCCCCGCCAGCCAGGCCACCGAACCGGTGCTCCCGTCAGGCCCGGCCGCCTGA
- a CDS encoding FAD-dependent oxidoreductase produces the protein MPVASSAAAAPSRSDVVIVGAGPAGASLGLLLAERGLRVTLVEATRRFDRQFRGQGLMPCGLEALAQMGLEPLLAGLPQRALAGWSFWINGRELFDAAEPLGSTRPCTLVPQPALLEALVQRACRNESFSWRPGETVQGLVRRQGRVDGVRLSGDRVLAADLVIACDGRSSGLRRAAGLPIVSAPSPIDVLWFRLPAQPRCSADNRFMVLLGPGGGCSVFPAAEGGELQLGWLVGPGERITRTSLEWAEAFAALAPDWLAAHVRGHAAAIRGPEALSVQVGCCPRWQEPGLLLLGDAAHPMSPVRAQGINMALRDAIVAANWLVPPLQQGAGTQAIDAVLPRIQQERQAEIQLAQRAQQAEAAQGDLLRRRPELRFLLAPLAPLAGPLVKALWVRRQAPLRDGFLPVQLRV, from the coding sequence TTGCCCGTCGCCTCCTCCGCCGCTGCCGCCCCTTCCCGCAGCGATGTTGTGATCGTGGGCGCCGGCCCTGCCGGTGCCTCCCTTGGCCTGCTGCTGGCGGAGCGGGGCCTGAGGGTCACGCTGGTGGAGGCGACCCGCCGCTTCGATCGCCAGTTCCGCGGCCAAGGGCTGATGCCCTGCGGGCTGGAGGCGCTCGCCCAGATGGGTCTGGAGCCCCTACTGGCCGGTCTGCCCCAACGGGCGCTGGCGGGGTGGTCGTTCTGGATCAACGGGCGCGAGCTGTTCGACGCCGCTGAGCCACTGGGCAGCACAAGACCGTGCACGCTCGTGCCCCAGCCTGCCCTGCTGGAGGCGCTGGTGCAGCGGGCCTGCCGGAACGAGAGCTTCAGCTGGAGGCCGGGGGAAACCGTGCAGGGCCTCGTGCGCCGACAGGGGCGCGTCGATGGGGTGCGGCTCTCCGGCGATCGGGTGCTGGCCGCCGATCTGGTGATCGCCTGCGATGGCCGCAGCTCGGGCCTGCGGCGCGCGGCCGGCCTGCCGATCGTCAGCGCTCCCAGCCCGATCGACGTGCTCTGGTTCCGGCTGCCCGCCCAGCCGCGCTGCAGCGCCGACAACCGCTTCATGGTGCTGCTCGGCCCCGGCGGCGGCTGCAGCGTCTTTCCCGCCGCAGAAGGCGGCGAGCTGCAGCTGGGCTGGCTGGTGGGCCCTGGCGAGCGGATCACGCGCACGTCGCTGGAGTGGGCAGAGGCCTTCGCCGCCCTGGCGCCCGACTGGCTGGCCGCCCACGTTCGGGGCCATGCTGCTGCGATCCGGGGTCCGGAGGCGCTGTCGGTGCAGGTGGGCTGCTGCCCGCGCTGGCAGGAGCCCGGCCTGCTGCTGCTCGGAGATGCCGCCCACCCGATGAGCCCGGTGCGGGCGCAGGGCATCAACATGGCGCTCCGCGACGCGATCGTGGCGGCCAACTGGCTGGTGCCGCCGCTGCAGCAGGGCGCCGGCACGCAGGCCATCGATGCGGTGCTGCCCCGGATTCAGCAGGAGCGGCAGGCGGAGATCCAGCTGGCGCAGCGGGCCCAGCAGGCCGAGGCGGCCCAGGGCGATCTGTTGCGGCGGCGGCCGGAGCTGCGCTTTCTGCTCGCGCCACTGGCGCCCCTGGCCGGCCCCCTGGTGAAGGCGCTCTGGGTGCGGCGCCAGGCACCGCTCCGCGACGGCTTCCTGCCGGTGCAACTGCGCGTGTGA
- a CDS encoding alpha-D-glucose phosphate-specific phosphoglucomutase: MTSSASAGSVASCRVTLASPFTDQKPGTSGLRKSTSQFQQAHYLESFVEAVFRVLPGVEGGTLILGGDGRYGNRQAIDVICRMGAAHGLARLITTTDGILSTPAASHLIRRHAAIGGIILSASHNSGGPDGDFGVKVNGANGGPAPESITDAIYAVTQTLDGYRIVEGSPLPLEAPGTHHIGGLQVEVIDGVDDYLTLLESLFDFDAIADLLAGDFPVAFDAMHAVTGPYARRLFEGLLGAPAGTVRNGIPIEDFGGGHPDPNLTYAHELADLLLKGDAYSFGAACDGDGDRNMILGRRCFVNPSDSLAVLTANATLAPGYAGGLAGVARSMPTSAAVDVVAAELGLPCYETPTGWKFFGNLLDAGRITLCGEESFGTGSNHIREKDGLWAVLFWLQILARRRCSVAEVMASHWARFGRHYYSRHDYEAIASDRAHGLYDRLHALLPSLKGTGFAGRSIATADDFSYDDPVDQSTTRGQGLRLLLDDGSRVVFRLSGTGTQGATLRLYLESFVPSGGNLAQDPQAALADLINAADGLAEIRSRTGMDRPTVIT, from the coding sequence ATGACGAGCAGCGCTTCCGCAGGCTCTGTTGCCTCCTGCCGCGTGACGCTGGCCAGCCCGTTCACCGACCAGAAACCGGGCACCTCCGGGCTGCGTAAAAGCACCAGCCAGTTCCAGCAGGCCCACTACCTGGAAAGCTTCGTGGAAGCTGTGTTCCGGGTGCTTCCTGGTGTGGAGGGCGGCACCTTGATCCTCGGGGGCGATGGCCGTTACGGCAACCGCCAGGCCATCGATGTGATCTGCCGCATGGGCGCCGCCCACGGCCTGGCCCGGCTGATCACCACCACCGACGGCATCCTCTCGACCCCCGCCGCCTCCCACCTGATCCGCAGGCACGCGGCGATCGGCGGCATCATCCTCTCGGCCAGCCACAACTCCGGCGGTCCCGACGGCGACTTCGGTGTGAAGGTGAACGGGGCGAACGGTGGTCCGGCGCCGGAATCGATCACCGACGCCATCTACGCCGTCACCCAGACCCTCGACGGCTACCGGATCGTGGAGGGCAGCCCCTTGCCATTGGAGGCGCCCGGCACCCACCACATCGGCGGGTTGCAGGTGGAGGTGATCGACGGCGTGGACGACTATCTGACGCTGCTGGAGAGCCTGTTCGACTTCGACGCGATCGCCGACCTGCTGGCGGGTGACTTCCCGGTGGCCTTCGATGCCATGCACGCCGTCACCGGCCCCTACGCCCGCCGCTTGTTCGAAGGGCTGCTGGGGGCACCCGCAGGCACGGTGCGCAACGGCATCCCCATCGAGGATTTCGGCGGCGGGCACCCCGACCCCAACCTCACCTATGCCCATGAGCTGGCGGATCTGCTGCTGAAGGGCGATGCCTACAGCTTCGGCGCCGCCTGCGATGGCGATGGCGATCGCAACATGATCCTGGGCCGCCGCTGTTTCGTGAACCCCAGCGACAGCCTGGCGGTGCTCACCGCCAACGCGACGTTGGCACCGGGATATGCCGGCGGCCTGGCGGGCGTGGCCCGCTCGATGCCCACGAGCGCTGCGGTGGATGTGGTGGCTGCCGAGCTGGGGCTCCCCTGCTACGAAACGCCCACGGGCTGGAAGTTCTTCGGCAACCTGCTGGATGCCGGCCGGATCACCCTCTGCGGCGAGGAAAGCTTCGGCACCGGCAGCAACCACATCCGCGAAAAAGACGGGCTGTGGGCGGTGCTGTTCTGGCTGCAGATCCTGGCCCGGCGCCGCTGCTCAGTGGCCGAGGTGATGGCCAGTCACTGGGCCCGCTTCGGCCGCCACTACTACTCCCGCCACGATTACGAAGCCATCGCCAGCGACCGCGCCCACGGCCTCTACGACCGCCTTCATGCCCTGCTGCCCTCCTTGAAGGGCACCGGCTTTGCCGGTCGCTCGATCGCCACCGCCGACGACTTCAGCTACGACGATCCGGTGGATCAATCGACAACGCGGGGGCAGGGTCTGCGCCTGCTGCTCGACGACGGCAGCCGGGTGGTCTTCCGCCTCTCCGGCACCGGCACCCAGGGCGCCACTCTGCGGCTTTACCTCGAGAGCTTCGTGCCCTCCGGCGGCAACCTGGCCCAGGATCCCCAGGCGGCCCTCGCCGATCTGATCAACGCCGCCGATGGCCTGGCCGAGATCCGCAGCCGCACCGGCATGGATCGGCCCACGGTGATCACCTGA